From Acidimicrobiales bacterium, one genomic window encodes:
- a CDS encoding ferredoxin yields the protein MRIQVDQARCHGHQMCAIAAPEVFGSDEIGNAAVLIVGDVPRDLEAAARRAEDNCPERAIEIIE from the coding sequence ATGCGGATACAGGTGGACCAAGCTCGCTGTCATGGGCACCAGATGTGCGCGATCGCCGCGCCCGAGGTGTTCGGTAGCGACGAGATCGGCAACGCGGCGGTCTTGATCGTGGGCGATGTCCCGCGCGATCTGGAGGCGGCAGCGAGACGCGCCGAAGACAACTGTCCTGAACGCGCGATCGAGATCATCGAATGA